The following proteins are co-located in the Venenivibrio stagnispumantis genome:
- a CDS encoding IS607 family transposase, with amino-acid sequence MKKLLRIREASQILGVSVSTLRRWEKEGKLKPIRVGKERRYDYDKLMEFLGQASDNAVAIYGRVSSADQKKDLERQIEFLRKQVEGKYEKIYEIKDIASGIKEGRKGLLKLIELAKLKKIKAIYITYPDRLTRFGYQYFEEFFNALGVEVISVDGKDMKEPEKELVKDLIEILTSFAGRLYGLRANKIKKAIEELKNE; translated from the coding sequence ATGAAAAAGTTATTAAGGATTAGAGAAGCATCACAAATATTGGGAGTATCTGTTAGTACATTAAGAAGATGGGAAAAAGAAGGAAAACTAAAACCTATTAGAGTTGGAAAAGAGAGAAGATACGATTATGACAAATTAATGGAATTTTTAGGACAAGCATCTGATAATGCAGTTGCAATTTACGGCAGAGTATCGTCAGCAGACCAAAAGAAAGATTTAGAAAGACAAATTGAATTTTTAAGAAAACAAGTAGAAGGAAAATATGAAAAGATTTATGAGATAAAAGATATAGCAAGTGGAATAAAAGAAGGCAGAAAAGGATTATTAAAGTTAATAGAACTTGCAAAATTGAAAAAGATAAAAGCAATATATATAACATATCCGGACAGATTAACACGATTTGGATATCAATATTTTGAAGAATTTTTCAATGCATTAGGAGTTGAGGTTATATCTGTGGATGGAAAAGATATGAAAGAACCGGAAAAAGAATTAGTAAAAGACTTAATAGAGATATTAACTTCATTTGCCGGTAGATTGTATGGATTAAGAGCAAATAAAATAAAGAAAGCAATAGAAGAGTTAAAAAATGAGTAG